Proteins encoded together in one Pseudomonas sp. TCU-HL1 window:
- the thrC gene encoding threonine synthase: MRYISTRGQAPALNFEDVLLAGLASDGGLYVPENLPRFTQEEIASWAGLPYHELAFRVMRPFVAGSISDADFKKILEETYGVFAHNAVAPLRQLNGNEWVLELFHGPTLAFKDFALQLLGRLLDHVLSKRGERVVIMGATSGDTGSAAIEGCKACEHVDIFIMHPHNRVSEVQRRQMTTILGDNIHNIAVEGNFDDCQEMVKASFADQGFLKGTRLVAVNSINWARIMAQIVYYFHAALQLGGPARSVAFSVPTGNFGDIFAGYLARNMGLPISQLIVATNRNDILHRFMSGNQYVKDTLHPTLSPSMDIMVSSNFERLLFDLHGRNGGAIANLMDTFKQGGGFSVEEDRWTEARKLFDSLAVDDAATCETIAEVHKECGELLDPHTAIGVRAARECRRSLATPMVTLGTAHPVKFPEAVEKAGVGQAPALPPHLADLFQREERCTVLPNDLKQIQAFVSQHGNRGKPL, from the coding sequence ATGCGCTATATCAGTACCCGCGGCCAGGCTCCGGCCCTGAACTTCGAAGACGTGCTGCTGGCTGGCCTGGCCAGCGACGGCGGCCTCTACGTCCCGGAAAACCTGCCGCGCTTCACCCAGGAAGAGATCGCCTCCTGGGCCGGCCTGCCGTACCACGAACTGGCCTTCCGTGTGATGCGCCCCTTCGTCGCCGGCAGCATTTCCGACGCGGACTTCAAGAAGATCCTCGAAGAGACCTACGGCGTCTTCGCCCACAACGCCGTGGCGCCGCTGCGCCAGTTGAACGGCAATGAGTGGGTGCTGGAGCTGTTCCACGGCCCGACCCTGGCATTCAAGGACTTCGCCCTGCAACTGCTGGGTCGCCTGCTCGACCATGTGCTGAGCAAGCGTGGCGAGCGCGTGGTGATCATGGGCGCCACTTCCGGCGACACCGGTTCGGCTGCCATCGAAGGCTGCAAGGCCTGCGAGCATGTCGACATCTTCATCATGCACCCGCATAACCGCGTGTCCGAGGTGCAGCGTCGCCAGATGACCACCATCCTCGGCGACAACATCCATAACATCGCGGTCGAGGGCAACTTCGACGACTGCCAGGAGATGGTCAAGGCCAGCTTCGCGGACCAGGGCTTCCTCAAGGGCACCCGTCTGGTGGCGGTCAACTCGATCAACTGGGCGCGGATCATGGCCCAGATCGTCTACTACTTCCACGCAGCCCTGCAGCTCGGCGGTCCGGCCCGTTCCGTGGCCTTCTCCGTGCCCACCGGCAACTTCGGCGACATCTTCGCCGGCTACCTGGCGCGCAACATGGGCCTGCCGATCAGCCAGCTGATCGTCGCCACCAACCGCAACGACATCCTGCACCGCTTCATGAGCGGCAACCAGTACGTCAAGGACACCCTGCACCCGACCCTGTCGCCGTCGATGGACATCATGGTTTCGTCCAACTTCGAGCGCCTGCTGTTCGACCTGCACGGCCGCAACGGTGGCGCCATCGCCAACCTGATGGACACCTTCAAGCAAGGTGGCGGCTTCAGCGTCGAGGAAGACCGCTGGACCGAAGCGCGTAAACTTTTCGATTCCCTGGCCGTGGATGACGCAGCCACCTGCGAAACCATCGCCGAGGTCCACAAGGAGTGTGGCGAGCTGCTGGACCCGCACACCGCCATCGGAGTGCGTGCCGCCCGCGAGTGCCGTCGCAGCCTGGCCACCCCCATGGTCACCCTCGGCACCGCGCACCCGGTCAAGTTCCCCGAGGCGGTGGAAAAGGCCGGCGTTGGCCAGGCCCCGGCGTTGCCGCCGCACCTCGCCGATCTGTTCCAGCGCGAGGAACGCTGCACCGTGCTGCCGAACGACCTGAAGCAGATCCAGGCCTTCGTCAGCCAGCATGGCAACCGCGGCAAGCCGCTGTAA
- the rplS gene encoding 50S ribosomal protein L19: protein MTNKIIQQIEAEQMSKVIPAFAPGDTVIVQVKVKEGDRARLQAFEGVVIAKRNRGLNSAFTVRKISNGVGVERTFQTYSPLVDSLSVKRRGDVRKAKLYYLRDLSGKAARIKEKLV, encoded by the coding sequence AGATCGAAGCTGAACAAATGAGCAAAGTGATTCCGGCCTTCGCCCCGGGCGACACCGTAATCGTTCAAGTTAAAGTGAAGGAAGGCGACCGTGCTCGTCTGCAGGCCTTCGAAGGTGTGGTCATCGCCAAGCGTAACCGCGGCCTGAACAGCGCTTTCACCGTGCGCAAGATCTCCAACGGCGTAGGCGTTGAGCGTACCTTCCAGACCTACTCCCCGCTGGTTGACAGCCTGTCCGTCAAGCGTCGCGGCGACGTGCGCAAGGCCAAGCTGTACTACCTCCGCGACCTGTCCGGCAAGGCAGCTCGTATCAAGGAAAAGCTGGTCTAA
- the xerD gene encoding site-specific tyrosine recombinase XerD, with protein MPTLDHVLIDRFLDALWLEKGLSEHTRSAYRSDLAHFNSWLDERGIALDKAGRDLILDHLAWRLEQGYKARSTARFLSGLRGFYRFLLRENLILEDPTLQVDLPQLGRPLPKSLSEADVEALLEAPELDDPIGLRDRAMLEVLYACGLRVTELVSLTLEQVNLRQGVLRVFGKGSKERLVPLGEEAIAWLERYQREARPSLLDGKPSDVLFPSLRGEQMTRQTFWYRIKHQAQVAGISKSLSPHTLRHAFATHLLNHGADLRVVQMLLGHSDLSTTQIYTHIARARLQELHARHHPRG; from the coding sequence ATGCCCACGCTAGACCACGTACTGATCGACCGCTTCCTCGATGCCCTCTGGCTGGAAAAAGGCTTGTCCGAACACACCCGCTCCGCCTATCGCAGCGACCTGGCGCATTTCAACAGCTGGCTCGACGAGCGCGGCATCGCCCTCGACAAGGCTGGGCGCGACCTGATCCTCGATCACCTTGCCTGGCGCCTGGAGCAGGGCTACAAGGCCCGCTCCACCGCACGCTTCCTTTCCGGGCTGCGGGGCTTCTACCGTTTCCTGCTGCGGGAAAACCTGATCCTCGAGGACCCGACCCTGCAGGTGGACCTGCCGCAACTGGGGCGGCCGTTGCCCAAGTCGCTCTCCGAGGCGGATGTGGAGGCTTTGCTGGAAGCCCCGGAGCTGGATGACCCCATCGGCCTGCGTGACCGCGCCATGCTCGAGGTGCTCTACGCCTGCGGCCTGCGGGTCACCGAGCTGGTAAGCCTGACCCTGGAGCAGGTCAACCTGCGCCAGGGCGTGCTCAGGGTCTTCGGCAAGGGCAGCAAGGAGCGTCTGGTGCCTCTGGGCGAGGAAGCCATCGCCTGGCTCGAACGCTATCAACGGGAGGCCCGCCCGTCCCTCCTCGATGGCAAACCCAGCGATGTGCTGTTTCCCAGCCTGCGTGGCGAGCAGATGACCCGCCAGACCTTCTGGTACAGGATCAAACACCAGGCCCAGGTGGCCGGGATCAGCAAGTCCCTCTCGCCACACACCCTGCGCCACGCGTTCGCCACCCACCTGCTCAACCATGGTGCCGACCTGCGGGTGGTGCAGATGCTGCTTGGCCACAGTGACCTGTCCACCACCCAGATCTACACCCACATCGCCCGCGCCCGCCTGCAGGAGCTGCACGCACGGCATCACCCTCGTGGATGA
- a CDS encoding acyl-CoA thioesterase produces MTPRDQEIARRTELSESRVTKAVFPPSTNHHNTLFGGTALAWMDEVSFITATRFCRLPLVTVSSDRIDFKHPIPAGTIVELVGRVVKVGNTSLKVEVGVFVEDMYSASREKAISGLFSFVAIDDEKRPVQVLPEFPLAATAA; encoded by the coding sequence ATGACCCCGAGAGATCAAGAAATCGCCCGTCGGACCGAGCTGTCCGAGAGCCGGGTAACCAAGGCGGTATTCCCGCCCAGCACCAACCATCACAACACGCTGTTCGGCGGTACCGCCCTGGCCTGGATGGATGAGGTGTCCTTCATCACCGCGACGCGCTTCTGCCGTCTGCCGCTGGTGACGGTTTCCAGCGACCGGATCGACTTCAAGCATCCCATCCCGGCAGGAACCATCGTCGAGTTGGTAGGACGCGTGGTGAAGGTGGGCAATACCAGCCTCAAGGTGGAGGTCGGCGTGTTCGTCGAGGACATGTACAGCGCCTCCCGCGAGAAGGCTATCAGTGGCCTGTTCAGCTTCGTCGCGATCGACGACGAAAAGCGCCCAGTGCAAGTCCTGCCGGAATTTCCCCTGGCAGCCACCGCTGCATGA
- a CDS encoding DsbC family protein — MRVTRLIAGLALGLASTLSLAADPDQAIRKTLDALQLGLPIESIGESPMTGIYQVQLKGGRMLYTSANGQYLMQGYLYHVQNGKPVNLTEQAESRSIAKEINAIPTSEMVVFAPKDPAKAHITVFTDTDCGYCQKLHSEVPELNRRGIEVRYVAFPRQGIGSHGYNSLVSVWCSKDRQAAMNKAKSREELPAATCDNPVAKQFELGQLIGVNGTPAIVLGNGQMIPGYQPAPQLAKLALEAK, encoded by the coding sequence ATGCGCGTGACCCGTCTCATCGCCGGCCTGGCCCTCGGCCTCGCCAGCACCCTCAGCCTCGCCGCCGACCCGGACCAGGCCATCCGCAAAACCCTTGATGCGCTGCAGCTCGGCCTGCCCATCGAATCCATCGGCGAAAGCCCGATGACCGGCATCTACCAGGTCCAGCTCAAGGGCGGCCGGATGCTCTACACCAGCGCTAACGGCCAGTACCTGATGCAGGGCTACCTCTACCACGTGCAGAACGGCAAGCCGGTGAACCTCACCGAGCAGGCCGAGAGCCGCTCCATCGCCAAGGAAATCAACGCCATCCCCACCAGCGAGATGGTCGTGTTTGCGCCCAAGGACCCGGCCAAGGCCCACATCACCGTGTTCACCGACACCGACTGTGGCTATTGCCAGAAACTGCACAGCGAAGTGCCCGAGCTGAACCGTCGCGGTATCGAAGTGCGCTACGTCGCCTTCCCGCGCCAGGGCATCGGCAGCCACGGCTACAACAGCCTGGTCAGCGTCTGGTGCAGCAAGGATCGTCAGGCCGCCATGAACAAGGCCAAATCCCGCGAGGAGCTGCCGGCCGCAACCTGCGACAACCCGGTGGCCAAGCAATTCGAACTGGGCCAACTGATCGGCGTCAACGGCACCCCGGCCATCGTGCTGGGCAACGGCCAGATGATTCCGGGGTATCAGCCCGCTCCACAGCTTGCAAAGTTGGCCCTGGAGGCCAAGTAA
- a CDS encoding homoserine dehydrogenase — translation MKPVKVGICGLGTVGGGTFNVLKRNAEEIARRAGRGIEVAQIAARRPNPKCETGATPITADIFDVVNNPEIDIVIELIGGYTQARELVLKAIENGKHVVTANKALIAVHGNEIFAKAREKGVMVAFEAAVAGGIPVIKAIREGLSANRINWLAGIINGTGNFILTEMREKGRAFEDVLKEAQALGYAEADPTFDVEGIDAAHKLTILASIAFGIPLQFDKAYTEGISKLTSADVNYAEALGYRIKHLGVARRTDSGFELRVHPTLIPADRLIANVNGVMNAVMVNGDAAGSTLYYGAGAGMEATASAVVADVVDVVRALTTDPENHVPHLAFQPDSLSDHPILPIEACESAYYLRIQAKDHPGVLAQVATILSERGINIESIMQKEVEEQDGLVPMILVTHRVVEARVNDAIAALEALEDVVGSVVRIRVEQLN, via the coding sequence GTGAAGCCGGTAAAAGTAGGCATCTGTGGCCTTGGGACCGTCGGTGGCGGCACCTTCAACGTACTCAAACGCAACGCCGAGGAGATTGCCCGCCGTGCCGGGCGTGGAATCGAGGTTGCCCAGATTGCCGCTCGTCGTCCCAACCCGAAGTGTGAAACCGGCGCTACCCCCATCACCGCCGACATCTTCGACGTGGTCAACAACCCGGAAATCGACATCGTCATTGAACTGATCGGTGGCTACACCCAGGCGCGTGAGCTGGTTCTGAAGGCCATCGAGAACGGCAAGCACGTGGTGACCGCCAACAAGGCGCTGATCGCCGTGCACGGCAACGAAATCTTCGCCAAGGCTCGCGAGAAGGGCGTCATGGTCGCCTTCGAAGCCGCTGTCGCCGGTGGTATCCCGGTGATCAAGGCCATCCGCGAAGGCCTCTCCGCCAACCGCATCAACTGGCTGGCCGGCATCATCAACGGCACCGGCAACTTCATCCTCACCGAAATGCGTGAGAAAGGCCGCGCCTTCGAAGACGTGCTGAAGGAAGCCCAGGCCCTGGGATACGCCGAAGCCGACCCGACCTTCGACGTCGAAGGCATCGACGCCGCCCATAAGCTGACCATCCTCGCGTCCATCGCCTTCGGCATCCCGCTGCAGTTCGACAAGGCCTACACCGAAGGCATCTCGAAACTGACCAGCGCCGACGTCAACTATGCCGAGGCACTGGGCTACCGCATCAAGCACCTGGGCGTGGCGCGCCGTACCGACAGCGGCTTCGAGCTGCGCGTGCATCCGACCCTGATCCCGGCCGACCGCCTGATCGCCAACGTCAACGGCGTGATGAACGCCGTGATGGTCAACGGCGACGCCGCCGGCAGTACCCTCTACTACGGCGCTGGTGCCGGCATGGAGGCCACCGCCTCTGCCGTGGTCGCCGACGTGGTGGACGTGGTCCGCGCGCTGACCACCGACCCGGAAAACCATGTGCCGCACCTGGCCTTCCAGCCGGACTCGCTGTCCGACCACCCGATCCTGCCGATCGAAGCCTGCGAGAGCGCCTACTACCTGCGCATCCAGGCCAAGGACCATCCGGGCGTGCTGGCGCAGGTCGCGACCATCCTGTCGGAGCGCGGCATCAATATCGAATCCATCATGCAGAAAGAAGTCGAAGAGCAGGACGGCCTGGTGCCGATGATCCTGGTTACCCACCGGGTCGTCGAGGCGCGCGTCAACGACGCCATCGCCGCGCTGGAAGCTCTGGAAGACGTGGTAGGCAGCGTAGTGCGCATCCGCGTCGAGCAACTGAACTAA